From a single Lolium rigidum isolate FL_2022 chromosome 7, APGP_CSIRO_Lrig_0.1, whole genome shotgun sequence genomic region:
- the LOC124678889 gene encoding uncharacterized protein LOC124678889, translated as MPPHVPSFEKGCSGDRQRHEAGLGRELLRGPGQRSASFHGRGAEQRHQLPKQRPKTQPDLLAGMRGRSFRAAESVPEPAAARKTPSKVLVSVAVLRSMWPLHVMAPAEWSVADLVAAAVKLYVKEGRRPLLPSADPAVFGLHYSQFCLESLDPREKVMELGSRSFFLCPRSSSESAIAASSSCSSAGASRAGGDIQTPTAAGEPPAWLRYMPFWPTM; from the exons ATGCCTCCTCATGTGCCCTCCTTCGAGAAGGGCTGCTCCGGCGACCGGCAGAGACATGAGGCAGGTCTTGGACGGGAGCTGCTGCGAGGCCCGGGGCAGCGGTCGGCGTCGTTCCACGGCCGCGGGGCGGAGCAGCGGCACCAGCTGCCCAAGCAGAGGCCCAAGACGCAGCCGGACCTGCTCGCCGGCATGAGGGGCAGGAGCTTCCGCGCCGCGGAGAGCGTGCCGGAGCCGGCGGCGGCCCGGAAGACGCCGAGCAAGGTGCTGGTGAGCGTGGCGGTGCTGCGGAGCATGTGGCCGCTGCACGTGATGGCGCCGGCGGAGTGGAGCGTGGCGGACCTCGTGGCCGCCGCCGTGAAGCTCTACGTCAAGGAAGGCAGGCGGCCCCTGCTGCCGTCGGCCGACCCGGCGGTCTTCGGCCTGCACTACTCCCAGTTCTGCTTGGAGA GTCTGGACCCGAGGGAGAAGGTGATGGAGCTAGGGTCCCGGAGCTTCTTCCTGTGCCCCAGGTCTTCGTCGGAGAGTGCCATCGCCGCCTCATCTTCCTGCTCCTCTGCCGGAGCAAGCAGGGCCGGCGGTGACATCCAGACCCCTACGGCAGCAGGCGAGCCACCAGCTTGGCTGCGCTACATGCCATTCTGGCCAACCATGTAG
- the LOC124672170 gene encoding uncharacterized protein LOC124672170 has translation MASCGDDFALLRDPAPQPSAQPAPPQAFCFVDAAAAGSGAGAGPLAPAQEEGNHSSDRGKASNHSKRRRDRAEEFSDGGEYCSYISGGGGGRKGRGGSSDYRKDREEWTDGAISSLLDAYTDRFEQLNRGNLRGRDWEDVAAAVTDGQGKAGGGKSVEQCKNKIDNLKKRYKVECQRTSGSASVSHWPWYKQMEHIIGNSSSPGTPKPAAASNDEKPRQQQQQHSNKRHPSSGTGAPAMAPCSRSTPPPNPKWKRVLLKIGGTALAGEAPHNVDPKVIMLIAREVQVACRHGIEVAIVMGGRNVFCSDTWVAATGTDRASTHPIGMMAAVMNAVLLQASLEKIGVDTRVQTALMMQEVAEPYIRRRAIRHLEKGRVVIFGGIGAGIGNPLFTTDTAAALRASEINADVVLKGVAGDAEYGCPPRSNSSALFEHISFRELAARGTSKMDMTAVTCCEENNIPVVIFNILEPGNISKAICGDQVGTLVDQSGRIT, from the exons ATGGCCTCTTGCGGCGACGACTTCGCCCTCCTCCGTGACCCCGCTCCCCAGCCTTCCGCCCAGCCGGCCCCGCCGCAAGCCTTCTGCTtcgtcgacgccgccgccgcgggctccGGAGCCGGCGCCGGCCCCCTGGCGCCGGCACAGGAGGAGGGCAATCACAGCTCCGACCGCGGGAAGGCGTCCAACCACTCCAAGCGCCGGAGGGACCGCGCGGAGGAGTTCAGCGATGGGGGCGAGTACTGCTCCTacatcagcggcggcggcgggggcaggAAGGGCCGAGGCGGCTCCTCGGACTACCGCAAGGACCGGGAGGAGTGGACGGACGGCGCCATCAGCAGCCTCCTCGACGCCTACACCGACCGCTTCGAGCAGCTCAACCGGGGCAACCTCCGGGGCCGGGActgggaggacgtcgccgccgccgtcaccgacGGCCAGGGCAAGGCCGGCGGGGGCAAGAGCGTGGAGCAGTGCAAGAACAAGATCGACAACCTCAAGAAGCGCTACAAGGTGGAGTGCCAGCgcacctccggctccgcctccgtcAGCCATTGGCCCTGGTACAAGCAGATGGAGCACATTATTGGCAACTCCTCGTCGCCCGGCACCCCCAAGCCGGCGGCGGCCAGCAACGACGAGAAGCcccggcaacagcagcagcagcacagcaacaAAAG GCACCCTTCTTCCGGCACTGGCGCCCCTGCCATGGCTCCCTGTTCCAGATCAACCCCTCCCCCAAATCCGAAATGGAAAAGGGTGCTTCTCAAGATTGGGGGCACTGCATTGGCTGGAGAAGCTCCCCATAATGTTGACCCAAAG GTGATCATGCTGATTGCTAGAGAAGTTCAAGTGGCATGCCGCCACGGCATTGAG GTGGCTATTGTCATGGGGGGTCGGAATGTATTCTGCTCTGACACTTGGGTTGCTGCCACAGGCACTGATAGAGCTTCAACACATCCAATTGG AATGATGGCAGCAGTGATGAATGCCGTATTGCTCCAAGCTTCACTAGAAAAGATAGGTGTGGACACACGAGTCCAAACTGCACTGATGATGCAAGAGGTTGCAGAACCGTACATAAGGCGGCGCGCCATACGCCATCTTGAAAAAGGAAGGGTTGTTATCTTTGGTGGAATTGGTGCTGGTATAGGAAATCCACTTTTCACAACAGATACAGCTGCTGCACTGAGAGCTTCTGAAA TCAATGCAGATGTTGTCCTTAAAGGTGTCGCTGGAGATGCTGAATATGGTTGTCCTCCCAGGAGCAACAGCAGTGCACTATTTGAGCACATCTCATTTAGGGAGTTAGCAGCAAGAGGGACCAGCAAGATGGATATGACAGCAGTCACATGTTGCGAGGAGAACAATATTCCTG TTGTCATCTTTAACATATTAGAGCCTGGTAACATCTCCAAAGCTATTTGTGGCGATCAAGTAGGTACATTGGTTGACCAATCAGGAAGGATCACTTAA